A single region of the Psychrobacter alimentarius genome encodes:
- the maiA gene encoding maleylacetoacetate isomerase, translating to MTLYGYFRSSTSYRTRIAMNLKGLDYDYIAVNLAQDEQLEAAFQSINPQGLVPVLQADDLLLYQSPAILEWLEDIYPDTPLLPKDAAGRMQVRALSAMIGCDIHPLNNRRVLQYLRHELSVDEEAVLAWCGRWMKEGFDALEKRLANDKTRGKFCYGNHPTFADCYLIPQVSSARRFKVDLSAYPNIVEIDTHCRTLKAFADADPMVQPDAP from the coding sequence ATGACACTTTATGGTTATTTTCGCAGCAGCACGTCTTATCGTACACGTATCGCCATGAACTTAAAGGGACTGGATTATGACTATATCGCAGTCAATCTGGCGCAAGACGAACAACTAGAGGCCGCCTTTCAATCTATCAATCCTCAAGGATTGGTGCCTGTTTTACAAGCTGATGATTTACTCCTGTATCAAAGCCCCGCTATCTTAGAGTGGTTAGAAGACATCTATCCTGACACCCCGTTATTGCCTAAGGATGCGGCTGGTCGTATGCAGGTACGTGCGCTGAGTGCGATGATTGGTTGTGACATCCACCCACTTAATAATCGCCGTGTCCTACAGTATCTGCGTCACGAGTTATCAGTGGATGAAGAGGCAGTGCTGGCATGGTGCGGTCGCTGGATGAAAGAAGGGTTTGACGCGTTAGAAAAACGCCTAGCCAATGACAAAACTCGCGGAAAATTCTGTTACGGTAACCACCCTACCTTTGCAGATTGCTATTTGATTCCGCAGGTTTCTTCTGCTCGACGTTTCAAGGTAGATCTAAGTGCTTACCCTAATATTGTCGAAATTGATACGCATTGCCGTACGCTAAAAGCGTTTGCAGATGCTGACCCTATGGTTCAGCCTGATGCGCCATGA
- a CDS encoding IclR family transcriptional regulator, translating to MPASDNLVDSNLTNNLATNKNQNGVQSLEIGLSILDVLIEYNEPMMLKDIAQVMQMHPAKCHRYLVSLIRKNYARKLSDGRYGLGDRVNALAALGHTGYNQSNILERLTHIANEIKDTLNCAVQIAKWFNEGPIIIHSVEPDSPISIITRIGSRMPLTTSATGQLFASYQPDAIIEPLVMAEWQTKDKMELAAQWQHFTQLQTKIRTQGYATVTGDMLMGINAITIPVILPQPTNAFATSSIHHDNNDKRPPENLSLEYAITIIGTTEQLPMSKQHNVVEQILAIAQRYQIA from the coding sequence ATGCCAGCATCTGACAACCTTGTAGATAGCAATCTGACAAATAATCTTGCCACCAACAAAAATCAAAATGGCGTCCAATCCCTTGAAATTGGGCTATCCATCTTGGATGTATTGATCGAGTATAACGAACCTATGATGCTAAAAGACATCGCCCAAGTGATGCAAATGCATCCCGCAAAATGCCATCGCTATCTGGTCAGTCTTATTCGTAAAAACTACGCTCGAAAGCTCAGTGATGGTCGTTATGGGCTTGGCGATAGGGTCAATGCCTTAGCAGCACTCGGCCACACGGGATACAACCAAAGCAATATCTTAGAGCGGCTGACACATATCGCCAATGAGATCAAAGATACTTTAAACTGCGCAGTACAAATCGCCAAGTGGTTCAATGAGGGCCCTATCATCATTCACTCTGTCGAGCCAGATAGCCCCATCAGTATCATTACTCGTATTGGCTCGCGCATGCCGCTGACGACATCAGCGACAGGTCAGTTGTTTGCCAGTTACCAACCTGATGCCATCATCGAACCATTGGTCATGGCGGAATGGCAGACAAAAGACAAAATGGAGCTAGCCGCACAATGGCAACATTTTACGCAACTACAAACCAAGATTCGTACGCAAGGTTATGCGACGGTCACTGGCGATATGCTAATGGGTATCAACGCCATCACGATCCCCGTTATATTGCCGCAACCAACAAATGCTTTTGCCACATCATCTATTCACCATGACAATAATGATAAGCGCCCGCCAGAAAACCTATCATTAGAATATGCCATTACGATTATCGGAACCACAGAGCAGCTACCAATGAGTAAGCAGCATAATGTGGTTGAGCAAATCCTAGCCATCGCGCAGCGGTATCAAATCGCGTAG
- a CDS encoding TRAP transporter substrate-binding protein, whose protein sequence is MKTKTHLGILLTTCIAVTGCSNNNEAVKASTDTVDVTTLRFSHFMTANDNINTEALEPWAKKIEADSNGRIKVEIYPSATLSKPGATYDATAKGIVDIGMQAQGYTAGRFPLTQIAELPGITNSAQQQSCILHKLYDEGVIADEYKDTHLLALIGTGQGALHTVDKPIRTPADMKGLRIRQPSAVASHIIEATGAAPVGMPASDTYTALQRGVIDGLSFTWQPIQAFRLDELINTHTNIPFYNSTFVISMNKDKYDRLPEDLKKVIDDNSGAALAANISKVFDVSNDKAMAAAKEKGDVMIDIPDPLNDPNWKGPLIEGSQKYLDEVNATGLDADAVYEKIKATSKTCAV, encoded by the coding sequence ATGAAAACAAAAACGCACTTAGGAATACTGCTAACTACTTGCATTGCAGTGACTGGCTGTAGCAATAATAATGAGGCAGTTAAGGCTTCGACAGATACAGTCGACGTGACCACTCTCAGATTTTCCCACTTTATGACAGCCAATGACAATATAAATACTGAGGCGCTAGAGCCATGGGCAAAAAAAATCGAAGCCGACTCAAATGGACGTATCAAGGTTGAGATTTACCCTTCTGCCACGCTGAGCAAACCAGGGGCTACGTATGACGCTACGGCCAAAGGCATCGTTGATATTGGTATGCAAGCCCAAGGCTACACCGCAGGACGATTTCCTTTAACCCAAATTGCCGAGCTTCCCGGTATCACCAATAGCGCCCAGCAGCAAAGCTGTATCCTTCATAAGCTTTATGATGAAGGCGTCATTGCAGACGAGTACAAAGACACGCATCTGCTTGCCCTTATCGGAACAGGTCAAGGCGCACTGCATACGGTGGACAAGCCCATACGTACACCTGCTGATATGAAAGGCCTACGGATTCGACAGCCATCTGCCGTGGCAAGCCACATCATTGAAGCAACTGGAGCTGCGCCTGTTGGCATGCCTGCAAGCGACACCTATACTGCCCTTCAGCGCGGCGTCATTGATGGTCTCAGCTTTACATGGCAACCCATTCAAGCGTTCCGTTTGGATGAGCTCATCAATACTCATACCAACATCCCTTTTTATAACTCCACTTTTGTCATTAGCATGAACAAAGACAAATATGATCGTCTACCAGAGGATCTCAAAAAAGTCATTGATGATAATTCAGGTGCGGCACTGGCAGCTAATATCTCCAAAGTCTTTGATGTGAGTAACGACAAAGCCATGGCGGCTGCTAAAGAAAAAGGCGATGTGATGATTGATATTCCTGATCCACTCAATGATCCCAACTGGAAAGGACCGTTGATAGAAGGCTCACAAAAATATCTAGATGAAGTAAATGCCACAGGGTTAGACGCTGATGCTGTATACGAAAAGATCAAAGCAACCAGTAAGACCTGTGCGGTTTAA
- a CDS encoding VOC family protein — protein sequence MSFKIEKIHHVAYRCKDAKETVEWYQKHLNMDFILAFAEDHVPSTKAFDPYMHVFLDAGNGNVLAFFEVPNQPEMGFDPNTPNWVQHLALKVKDRDELLRAKEHLEKTGIDVIGVTNHGIFHSIYFFDPNGHRLELTYDDPTSHDKVSMITEAIKHDMLEEWSRTKRAPTHTQFLHSDELSEAKEVAPAGE from the coding sequence ATGAGCTTTAAAATCGAAAAAATTCATCACGTGGCTTATCGCTGCAAAGATGCCAAAGAAACCGTGGAATGGTATCAGAAACACCTCAACATGGACTTTATCCTAGCATTCGCTGAAGACCATGTGCCATCGACCAAAGCCTTTGATCCCTATATGCATGTCTTTTTGGACGCAGGTAATGGCAATGTGTTGGCATTCTTTGAAGTCCCCAATCAACCAGAAATGGGCTTTGATCCCAACACCCCAAACTGGGTGCAGCATCTAGCACTCAAGGTCAAAGACCGTGATGAGTTGCTACGAGCCAAAGAGCATCTAGAAAAGACGGGCATTGATGTGATTGGGGTAACCAACCACGGTATATTCCATTCTATTTATTTCTTTGATCCAAACGGTCATCGCTTGGAGCTGACCTATGATGATCCAACCTCGCACGACAAGGTTTCTATGATTACTGAAGCCATCAAACACGATATGCTAGAAGAATGGTCACGTACCAAGCGCGCACCAACGCATACTCAGTTTTTGCATAGTGACGAGCTTAGCGAAGCAAAAGAGGTCGCACCTGCTGGCGAATAA
- the fahA gene encoding fumarylacetoacetase → MSTVDSTLTSFIDIASDSDFSIHNLPYGIFSNTADGKRRAGVAIGEQVLDLAVIEAAGLLSLDGGPYFDKPTLNAFIDSGRDNWTQARKTIQMLLSSDNDALRDNQDLQKKALFQQADVTMHLPVQVPGFTDFYSSKEHATNVGTMFRDPSNALLPNWTEMPVGYNGRASTVVVSGTDIVRPSGQLKPNADDRPIFSACKRLDFELETAFVVGKGNDIGQPIAVDEAFDHIFGMVLLNDWSARDIQKWEYVPLGPFNAKTFASEVSPWIVTMDALAPFKTACPTQEPKPLAYLDEKATDNSFDINLSVELLPEDNDSATVVCETNFKYMYWSMAQQLTHHTITGCKVEVGDMMGSGTISGPTPDSYGSMLEITWNATKPVTLTGGATRSFIEDGDTVIMKGYSEKDGIRVGFGEVRGKVLPAIQFNFDK, encoded by the coding sequence ATGTCAACGGTTGACTCAACCCTCACCTCATTTATCGACATCGCAAGCGATTCAGATTTCTCAATTCATAATCTGCCTTATGGCATTTTTAGCAACACTGCTGATGGCAAGCGCCGTGCTGGTGTGGCGATTGGTGAGCAAGTCTTGGATCTCGCTGTCATCGAAGCCGCAGGGCTACTGAGCTTGGATGGTGGTCCCTACTTTGATAAACCAACGCTAAATGCCTTTATTGACTCCGGTCGAGACAACTGGACACAAGCGCGCAAAACCATTCAAATGCTGCTATCTAGTGACAATGATGCCTTACGTGACAATCAAGATTTACAGAAAAAGGCGCTGTTCCAGCAAGCAGACGTCACCATGCACCTGCCGGTACAAGTACCAGGTTTCACCGATTTTTACTCTTCAAAAGAACACGCCACCAACGTCGGCACGATGTTCCGTGACCCAAGTAATGCGCTATTGCCTAACTGGACTGAGATGCCGGTTGGCTATAATGGACGCGCCAGCACCGTGGTCGTGAGTGGCACTGATATTGTCCGTCCATCGGGTCAGCTCAAACCAAATGCCGATGACCGTCCTATTTTTTCTGCCTGTAAGCGTCTAGATTTTGAGCTTGAGACCGCTTTTGTGGTCGGCAAAGGCAATGACATTGGTCAGCCCATCGCAGTAGATGAGGCGTTTGATCACATCTTTGGCATGGTCTTGCTCAACGATTGGTCTGCCCGTGACATCCAAAAATGGGAATATGTGCCTTTAGGCCCCTTTAATGCCAAAACCTTTGCCTCTGAAGTTTCTCCTTGGATTGTGACCATGGACGCGCTCGCGCCGTTTAAAACGGCTTGCCCGACTCAAGAACCAAAGCCACTTGCCTATCTCGACGAAAAAGCAACCGATAATAGCTTTGATATCAATTTATCAGTAGAACTCCTGCCTGAAGACAACGATAGCGCCACCGTGGTTTGTGAGACCAATTTTAAATACATGTACTGGTCCATGGCGCAGCAGCTTACCCACCACACCATCACTGGCTGTAAGGTAGAGGTTGGCGACATGATGGGCTCAGGCACTATTTCAGGCCCAACGCCAGACTCTTATGGCTCGATGCTAGAGATTACTTGGAATGCGACAAAGCCTGTCACGCTAACAGGTGGCGCGACTCGCAGCTTCATTGAAGATGGCGATACCGTCATTATGAAAGGCTATAGCGAAAAAGACGGCATCCGTGTCGGCTTTGGTGAGGTACGCGGTAAAGTACTGCCCGCCATTCAGTTTAACTTTGACAAATAA
- a CDS encoding amino acid aminotransferase — MFERVDYYAGDPILGLMEKFLEDSNPNKVNLGIGIYYDEDGVLPVLDCVKTAEQRIADPISPRPYLPMAGLPGHRKGCQELLFGKDAKVLQDGLVATIATIGGSGALKVGAEFINEWFPHAKCYVSDPTWANHIAIFEGSDVEVGKYPYYDKASNSVKFDEMIAFFNTLNKDDVVLLHPCCHNPTGMDLTREQWDTVLDVVQERSLIPFMDIAYQGFGDDMDSDAYAIRKAVDMGLPLFVSNSFSKNLSLYGERVGGLSVVCPTVDEAERVFGQLNAFVRRIYSSPPSHGGRVVDIVMNDEALHDQWVGEVYAMRDRIKAMRLKLKSVLESKVPNRNFDYITRQNGMFSFTGLTPEQVERLQSEFGIYMISNSRMCVAGLNTSNIDYVANAMADVLKD; from the coding sequence ATGTTTGAACGTGTCGACTACTACGCTGGTGATCCAATTTTAGGGCTCATGGAAAAATTCTTGGAAGACAGCAATCCAAACAAGGTCAACTTGGGGATTGGTATTTACTATGATGAAGATGGCGTATTGCCGGTACTCGATTGTGTAAAAACTGCCGAGCAGCGTATCGCAGATCCCATCTCGCCTCGTCCGTATCTGCCAATGGCAGGTTTGCCAGGACATCGCAAAGGCTGCCAAGAGCTACTGTTTGGCAAAGACGCAAAAGTCTTACAAGATGGATTGGTTGCGACCATCGCCACGATTGGTGGTTCTGGGGCGCTAAAAGTCGGCGCAGAGTTTATCAATGAATGGTTCCCTCATGCCAAGTGCTATGTCAGCGATCCAACGTGGGCCAACCATATTGCTATCTTTGAAGGCTCAGATGTTGAAGTTGGTAAATATCCGTACTATGACAAAGCCAGCAATAGCGTCAAGTTTGATGAGATGATCGCCTTTTTTAACACCTTGAATAAAGACGATGTGGTGTTATTACATCCTTGCTGCCACAACCCAACGGGTATGGATTTGACTCGTGAGCAATGGGACACTGTGCTAGACGTGGTTCAAGAACGCAGCTTGATTCCATTCATGGATATCGCCTATCAAGGTTTTGGCGACGACATGGACAGCGATGCTTATGCCATTCGTAAAGCGGTCGATATGGGTCTACCATTGTTTGTGAGCAACTCATTCTCTAAAAACCTATCGCTCTATGGCGAGCGTGTTGGCGGCTTATCTGTTGTGTGCCCAACCGTGGATGAAGCCGAGCGCGTATTTGGTCAGCTCAACGCTTTCGTACGCCGTATCTACTCAAGCCCGCCATCACATGGCGGACGTGTCGTCGATATCGTCATGAATGACGAAGCGCTACATGACCAGTGGGTTGGCGAAGTTTATGCGATGCGTGATCGTATCAAAGCCATGCGCCTCAAACTCAAGTCTGTGTTAGAAAGCAAAGTTCCGAATCGTAACTTTGATTATATTACGCGTCAAAATGGTATGTTTAGCTTTACAGGTTTGACGCCTGAGCAAGTCGAGCGCTTACAAAGCGAGTTCGGTATTTATATGATTTCTAATTCACGTATGTGCGTGGCTGGCTTGAACACCAGCAATATCGACTATGTGGCCAATGCCATGGCTGACGTTTTAAAAGACTGA
- a CDS encoding LysR family transcriptional regulator encodes MNISLRQLTAFIKVADYGSFTRASDQMHLTQSAVSGLIKELESSLGIVLFDRTTRQLSLSAVGRHLLPQARRVLNEMQLFENEASSLTSLAQGQVRLAVSQFAASSMPAVIAQFAKKHPEISVSLLDCSAENLLRHVQDIEVDLGVGTELEFMKADDDISADLLYQLPFCVVTPDNHALAQKSEITWQDLLDIPLITLQGPFIEQVTAELDERISSHIQQARYKVNFMSTALEMTRQGFGITLCLPYMPEVIDWVSANGLQMRPLTQPIKMRQFFIYQRSSRALSPATIAFKIFLQTYFSSHFDDLQHI; translated from the coding sequence ATGAATATCAGCCTTCGCCAATTGACCGCGTTTATCAAAGTCGCTGACTATGGCAGTTTTACTCGTGCCAGCGACCAAATGCATTTGACCCAATCTGCCGTTAGCGGTTTGATCAAAGAACTAGAATCAAGTCTCGGTATTGTGTTGTTTGACCGCACCACACGCCAGCTGTCTTTATCCGCAGTAGGACGGCATTTACTGCCTCAAGCTCGGCGTGTCTTGAATGAGATGCAATTGTTTGAGAATGAAGCCAGCAGCTTAACCAGCCTTGCTCAAGGGCAAGTGCGACTGGCCGTCTCACAGTTTGCAGCGTCTTCCATGCCTGCGGTGATTGCTCAATTTGCCAAAAAACATCCGGAGATTAGCGTGTCGTTATTGGACTGCTCTGCTGAGAACTTACTCAGACATGTGCAAGACATCGAGGTAGACTTGGGCGTCGGTACTGAGCTTGAGTTTATGAAGGCTGACGATGATATCAGTGCTGATTTGTTATACCAGCTACCATTTTGCGTGGTCACGCCTGATAATCACGCCTTGGCACAAAAATCCGAAATCACGTGGCAGGATTTGTTGGATATTCCGCTCATTACCCTACAAGGCCCCTTTATCGAGCAAGTAACGGCGGAGTTAGATGAGCGCATCTCTAGTCATATCCAGCAAGCACGTTATAAGGTCAATTTTATGTCCACTGCGCTTGAGATGACGCGTCAAGGATTCGGTATTACGTTGTGTTTGCCTTACATGCCTGAGGTCATTGACTGGGTTAGCGCCAACGGTTTACAGATGAGACCACTGACCCAGCCCATCAAAATGCGTCAATTTTTTATCTATCAGCGTTCTTCACGCGCCCTCTCGCCCGCCACTATCGCGTTCAAAATATTTTTACAAACCTACTTTTCTAGTCACTTTGATGATCTACAGCATATTTAA
- the hppD gene encoding 4-hydroxyphenylpyruvate dioxygenase, with amino-acid sequence MADLFDNPMGLQGFDFVEFASPQPEAVATLFEQLGFSHVANHRSKDVALYRQGDINLIINREPLSPASYFVEEHGAGACSMGFRVQDSKKAYERAIEMGAQPVNVPTGVMELRLPAIKGIGGSLIYLIDRFKDGESIYDVDFEFLPNVDRNPVGYGFKVIDHLTHNVYRGRMAYWANFYERIFNFREIRYFDITGEYTGLTSKAMTAPDGKIRIPLNEESKQGGGQIEEYLMHFNGEGIQHIALASDDLLASIDMLKAAGIPLMTAPTAAYYEMLNERLPNHGEDVDALQTRGILLDGTTEDGTPRLLLQIFSETILGSPVFFEFIQRKGDYAEGFGEGNFKALFESIERDQLRRGAIGQQETETP; translated from the coding sequence ATGGCAGATTTATTTGACAATCCAATGGGGCTACAAGGGTTTGATTTTGTCGAATTCGCCTCACCTCAACCTGAAGCGGTCGCTACTTTGTTTGAACAGCTTGGGTTCAGCCATGTTGCCAACCACAGATCTAAGGACGTGGCTTTATACCGCCAAGGTGACATCAACCTCATTATCAATCGTGAGCCATTAAGCCCGGCCAGCTATTTTGTCGAAGAACATGGTGCAGGCGCTTGTAGCATGGGTTTTCGTGTTCAGGATTCTAAAAAAGCTTACGAGCGTGCCATTGAGATGGGCGCACAGCCAGTAAATGTCCCAACTGGGGTGATGGAACTACGACTGCCAGCCATCAAAGGCATCGGCGGCTCACTTATCTATCTGATTGATCGTTTTAAAGATGGCGAGTCAATCTATGATGTCGACTTTGAGTTTTTACCAAATGTAGATAGAAACCCTGTCGGCTATGGCTTTAAGGTCATCGACCATCTGACTCACAACGTCTACCGTGGCCGTATGGCATATTGGGCAAACTTCTATGAGCGTATTTTTAACTTCCGCGAAATTCGCTATTTTGATATCACGGGTGAATATACAGGGCTGACCAGTAAAGCCATGACCGCCCCTGACGGCAAAATTCGTATTCCACTGAATGAAGAATCTAAGCAAGGCGGTGGACAGATCGAAGAGTATTTGATGCATTTCAATGGCGAAGGCATTCAGCACATTGCATTAGCTAGTGATGACTTACTTGCCAGTATCGATATGCTCAAAGCGGCTGGCATCCCACTCATGACTGCGCCAACGGCTGCCTATTATGAAATGCTTAATGAGCGTTTGCCAAACCATGGCGAAGACGTTGACGCATTACAAACTCGTGGCATCTTATTGGACGGTACGACAGAAGATGGTACGCCGCGTCTATTATTACAGATTTTCTCTGAAACCATCTTGGGTAGCCCAGTGTTCTTTGAATTTATTCAACGTAAAGGCGATTACGCAGAAGGGTTTGGCGAAGGTAACTTTAAAGCCTTGTTTGAGTCAATAGAGCGCGACCAGCTACGTCGCGGTGCTATCGGTCAGCAAGAGACGGAAACACCGTAA
- the phhA gene encoding phenylalanine 4-monooxygenase: protein MERLQQTTSHTKTANVAANGSTSAPLSTGGFGQEDATNKKQPYVSHQPDSHGHIQYGDHENAMWQALLERQASEIPNRACSAYIEGLKKLNLPATHIPQLSDIDEVLQATTGWQTAAVPALISFGKFFKLLANKSFPVATFIRRFEDMDYIEEPDIFHEIVGHCPLLTHPAFATFNETYGKLGLEATKEERWFLARLYWFTIEFGLVGRSREDRRIYGGGILSSPSETIYALSNQLQNHSQNPSLSSPECRAFDLLDVLRTPYRIDQIQPIYYVIDDLDTLFDIVDSDIMGMVKKAMSLGLFEPSYQIKTR, encoded by the coding sequence ATGGAACGCCTCCAACAGACAACTTCTCACACCAAGACTGCCAATGTCGCTGCTAACGGCTCAACCTCAGCACCCCTGAGCACTGGCGGTTTTGGTCAAGAGGATGCCACGAATAAAAAACAACCTTACGTTTCGCATCAACCAGATAGCCACGGTCATATTCAATATGGCGACCATGAAAACGCGATGTGGCAAGCGCTGCTCGAACGTCAAGCCAGTGAGATACCCAACCGCGCCTGTTCAGCCTACATAGAAGGTTTGAAAAAACTCAACCTACCTGCTACGCACATTCCGCAGCTCAGTGACATTGATGAGGTATTGCAAGCCACCACAGGCTGGCAGACGGCGGCTGTGCCTGCGTTAATCAGCTTCGGCAAATTTTTTAAACTGCTCGCCAATAAGTCCTTTCCTGTGGCGACCTTTATCCGTCGATTTGAAGACATGGATTATATCGAAGAGCCTGACATTTTTCATGAAATCGTCGGACATTGCCCGCTGCTGACACATCCTGCATTTGCAACTTTTAATGAAACTTATGGCAAGTTGGGTCTTGAAGCGACTAAAGAAGAAAGATGGTTTTTGGCACGGCTTTATTGGTTCACCATTGAGTTTGGTTTGGTTGGGCGTAGCCGTGAGGATCGCAGAATCTACGGCGGCGGCATTCTCAGCTCGCCGTCTGAGACGATCTACGCGCTTAGCAATCAGTTGCAAAATCATTCGCAAAACCCATCACTGTCCAGCCCAGAGTGCCGAGCCTTTGACTTGTTGGATGTGTTACGTACACCGTATCGTATCGATCAGATTCAGCCGATTTACTATGTTATTGATGATTTGGACACACTCTTTGATATCGTTGACAGTGACATCATGGGCATGGTCAAAAAGGCCATGTCATTGGGACTGTTTGAGCCAAGTTATCAGATAAAAACCCGTTAA
- the nhaC gene encoding Na+/H+ antiporter NhaC, whose protein sequence is MPPKILTQISPQLAFMISAIVIAIMGVTMIGFGWVPHLSLILAICFLLAIGLYKGLSFDDMQMQMASGVMRGIGAIYLFFFIGLMVAALMMSGAIPTLMYFGFQLISPEYYYISAFVLTSIIGIALGSSLTTAATLGVAFIGMSNAFDANVAIAAGAVVSGAFFGDKMSPLSDTCTIASSVVGIDLFEHIRNMMYTTVPAWILTVLLFWFFSGQTAGSDLSEVTILQGQLIESGLVHWYAVLPFVVLVGLAIFRVNAIYTIICTIAVALIITYLHSSPSFGQLGGYLFAGYAPAESLELGEVGGMLSRGGVQSMFFTQAIVILALSLGGLLTALGILPALLSGIKDTLTTSGRAIFAAAMSALSINVLIGEQYLSILLSGTAFRPTFERLNLHPKNLSRTIEDAGTVINPLVPWSVCGVFISQALEVPVLDYLPYAFFCYLSLLLTILFGFTGITISRVKSHEPVKAV, encoded by the coding sequence ATGCCGCCAAAAATATTAACCCAAATTTCACCGCAACTGGCATTTATGATTTCTGCCATTGTCATTGCCATCATGGGCGTGACCATGATTGGTTTCGGCTGGGTACCACATTTATCATTGATACTCGCTATTTGTTTTTTATTGGCTATCGGTTTGTATAAAGGCTTGAGCTTTGATGATATGCAAATGCAAATGGCATCAGGGGTCATGCGGGGTATTGGTGCGATATATTTATTCTTCTTTATTGGTTTGATGGTCGCCGCCTTGATGATGTCAGGTGCCATTCCAACGCTGATGTATTTTGGTTTTCAGCTGATATCACCTGAGTACTATTATATTTCTGCCTTTGTCTTGACCTCTATTATTGGTATTGCCTTGGGTAGTAGTTTGACGACAGCGGCGACGTTGGGTGTGGCTTTTATTGGTATGAGTAATGCCTTTGACGCCAATGTGGCGATTGCGGCGGGCGCAGTGGTATCGGGCGCATTCTTTGGTGATAAGATGTCGCCTTTATCAGACACTTGTACCATCGCTTCATCGGTTGTGGGCATTGATCTGTTTGAACACATTCGTAATATGATGTATACCACTGTACCTGCGTGGATATTGACAGTTCTCCTTTTTTGGTTTTTCTCAGGACAGACGGCAGGCTCTGATCTTAGCGAAGTGACCATATTGCAAGGCCAACTGATAGAGAGTGGCTTGGTACATTGGTATGCAGTGCTGCCTTTTGTGGTACTGGTTGGGCTGGCTATTTTTCGCGTCAATGCGATCTATACCATCATTTGTACCATCGCAGTCGCTTTAATCATTACTTATTTGCATAGCTCACCAAGCTTTGGTCAGTTGGGTGGGTATTTATTTGCAGGTTATGCGCCTGCTGAGTCATTAGAGCTGGGTGAAGTAGGTGGTATGCTGTCACGCGGCGGTGTACAAAGCATGTTCTTTACGCAAGCGATTGTGATATTGGCATTGAGCCTTGGTGGACTGCTGACGGCACTCGGTATTTTGCCTGCCTTGCTATCTGGTATTAAAGACACTTTGACCACGTCTGGACGCGCCATATTTGCGGCTGCCATGTCGGCTTTGAGTATTAACGTGCTGATCGGCGAGCAATATCTGAGTATCTTGCTGTCTGGTACAGCCTTTCGTCCCACGTTCGAGCGCTTAAATTTGCATCCCAAAAACTTGTCTCGTACGATTGAGGACGCAGGCACGGTTATCAATCCTTTGGTGCCTTGGAGTGTCTGCGGTGTCTTTATCAGTCAAGCGTTAGAAGTGCCTGTGCTTGATTACTTGCCTTATGCGTTTTTCTGTTATCTATCGCTACTGTTGACGATACTATTTGGCTTTACCGGTATTACTATTAGCCGCGTAAAAAGCCATGAGCCAGTCAAAGCAGTGTGA
- the nirD gene encoding nitrite reductase small subunit NirD, with translation MKQHTICPLNDILPETGVCALIDGKQIAIFRTKKNDLFAIDNYDPFSQANVLSRGLIGGTTIVNEAGMDEEVLYVASPIYKQRFNLATGQCLDDVDVTLAAYQVTLNKDTVMLEGV, from the coding sequence ATGAAACAGCACACCATTTGCCCTCTTAACGACATTCTCCCTGAAACCGGCGTGTGCGCATTGATAGACGGCAAGCAAATTGCGATTTTTCGCACCAAAAAAAACGACCTTTTCGCCATTGATAATTATGACCCCTTTAGCCAAGCCAATGTACTGTCTCGCGGTTTGATTGGCGGCACGACGATTGTCAATGAGGCTGGTATGGATGAAGAAGTGCTTTATGTCGCCTCGCCAATTTATAAGCAGCGTTTTAATCTCGCCACAGGACAGTGCTTAGATGATGTGGACGTGACATTAGCTGCCTATCAAGTAACGTTAAATAAAGACACTGTCATGCTAGAAGGCGTTTAA